Proteins from a single region of Juglans microcarpa x Juglans regia isolate MS1-56 chromosome 5S, Jm3101_v1.0, whole genome shotgun sequence:
- the LOC121267780 gene encoding LOW QUALITY PROTEIN: probable glutamate carboxypeptidase AMP1 (The sequence of the model RefSeq protein was modified relative to this genomic sequence to represent the inferred CDS: inserted 1 base in 1 codon) — protein sequence MAEAVFCKPSTIFTSKPSPLCTFPLLLVLCILGFYTLLYPSTTPSSSKSQNALRFSQVFLSSANNTTLASYLRALTQHPHLAGTKASFDTTHYVLSHFKGLGLETRTAQYRALLSYPAHSSLSAHFINGTVLRLPLTEFTLETPDVVPPYHAYSPSGSVYAKVVFVNHGTDEDYRALGSXGVNASGCVVIARKGDLPRGIVVQKAEAHGAVAMLLYAEGDKFKKGFERGTVMRGVGDPLSPGWAGVDGGESLDMEEAEVLRRFPKIPSMPLSAEAAGVILGSLGGAPFPPEWRIGVGHVGPGPTILNFSYQGEERVVSIHNVFAVIRGLEEPDRYVLLGNHRDAWTYGAVDPNSGTAALLDIARRYALMMGLGWQPRRTIILCSWDAEEFGMIGSTEWVEENLLNLGSKAVAYLNVDCAVQGPGFFVGATPQLDNLIREVTKKVKDPDSGGATVYERWGATNMGTTIQRLSGVDSDFAPFLQHAGVPSVDIYYGRDFPVYHTAFDTYNWMTKYGDPTFQRHVAVAGIWGIVALHLADDSILPFNYLSYAEQLQGYTDVLRNLSDSSVSIHPLVASIEELSFAAKAAQDEAKILREQESSDDSVALQKRALNDRLMLAERGFLDADGLQGRQWFKHLIYGPPSDYESKLVFFPGVADAISGSARMSRKERQAAIQHEIWRAARAIQRATRVIKGELT from the exons ATGGCTGAAGCCGTTTTCTGCAAGCCCAGTACCATCTTCACGTCGAAACCATCTCCCTTATGCACCTTTCCGCTCCTCCTTGTCCTCTGCATTCTCGGCTTCTATACTCTACTTTACCCAAGCACTACACCATCGTCATCAAAATCCCAAAATGCTCTCCGCTTCAGCCAGGTTTTTCTCTCCTCTGCCAACAACACCACCCTCGCCTCCTACCTCCGAGCCCTCACCCAGCACCCTCACCTCGCCGGAACCAAAGCTTCCTTCGACACCACCCATTACGTCCTCTCCCACTTCAAGGGCCTCGGACTCGAAACTCGCACCGCTCAATACCGGGCCCTCCTCTCCTATCCTGCGCACTCCTCCCTTTCCGCGCATTTTATCAACGGCACTGTCCTTCGCCTGCCCTTGACGGAGTTCACCCTGGAGACACCGGACGTTGTACCACCCTACCATGCGTACTCCCCGTCCGGGTCGGTGTACGCTAAGGTAGTGTTCGTTAATCACGGTACGGACGAAGACTATCGTGCGCTGGGGT TGGGGGTGAACGCTAGCGGGTGTGTGGTGATTGCGAGGAAGGGTGATTTGCCCAGAGGGATTGTGGTCCAAAAGGCTGAGGCGCATGGGGCGGTGGCTATGCTACTGTACGCCGAGGGGGACAAGTTTAAGAagggttttgagagagggaccGTGATGAGGGGCGTGGGGGACCCACTGAGCCCCGGGTGGGCAGGGGTTGATGGTGGCGAGAGCTTGGACATGGAGGAGGCTGAGGTTTTGAGAAGATTTCCTAAAATTCCGTCCATGCCTTTGTCCGCCGAGGCCGCCGGAGTCATCTTAGGCTCTCTTGGGGGCGCGCCGTTTCCTCCGGAGTGGCGCATCGGGGTCGGGCATGTCGGCCCAGGCCCCACAATTTTGAACTTCAGTTATCAG GGGGAGGAAAGGGTAGTCAGTATCCACAATGTTTTTGCTGTTATAAGGGGGCTGGAAGAGCCTGACCGCTATGTGCTGCTTGGCAATCATAGAGATGCTTGGACATATGGTGCTGTCGACCCCAACAGCGGAACTGCAGCCCTGCTAGACATTGCTCGTCGATATGCTCTTATGATGGGTTTGGGTTGGCAGCCTCGAAGGACAATAATTCTCTGCAGTTGGGATGCAGAAGAGTTTGGGATG ATAGGATCCACTGAGTGGGTTGAAGAAAACCTCCTAAATCTTGGCTCCAAAGCTGTTGCCTACCTCAATGTTGATTGTGCTGTTCAAGGTCCAGGCTTCTTTGTTGGAGCAACTCCCCAGCTAGACAATCTCATTCGTGAGGTCACAAAGAAG gTCAAGGATCCTGATTCAGGGGGTGCAACGGTGTATGAGAGGTGGGGCGCCACAAATATGGGCACAACT ATACAAAGGCTTAGTGGAGTTGATTCTGATTTTGCTCCATTCCTGCAACATGCGGGGGTTCCATCTGTTGACATATACTATGGCAGAG ATTTTCCTGTATACCACACTGCTTTTGACACCTATAACTGGATGACAAAGTACGGAGATCCAACGTTTCAGCGGCATGTGGCTG TTGCAGGAATTTGGGGAATTGTAGCCCTTCACCTGGCTGATGATTCAATTCTACCATTCAATTACCTCTCTTATGCTGAACAGTTGCAG GGGTATACAGATGTCTTGCGCAACCTGTCGGATAGTAGTGTATCTATTCATCCTTTGGTAGCATCAATTGAAGAACTTAGCTTTGCAGCTAAAGCAGCTCAGGATGAGGCAAAG ATACTGAGAGAGCAAGAATCTAGTGATGATTCTGTAGCGTTGCAAAAGCGAGCATTGAATGATCGGCTGATGCTTGCTGAAAGAGGGTTCTTGGATGCAGATGGGCTTCAAGGAAGGCAGTGGTTTAAGCATCTT ATTTACGGGCCTCCCAGTGACTATGAAAGCAAGCTGGTTTTCTTCCCTGGAGTAGCAGATGCCATTTCTGGATCTGCAAGAATGAGTAGAAAAGAAAGGCAAGCAGCAATTCAGCATGAGATTTGGAGGGCTGCCAGAGCAATACAAAGAGCTACCAGAGTCATTAAAGGGGAACTAacctga